The genomic window CAGATCAAGCGCTCAGTAAAAAGTCAAACTCTAAACCAGGACTATTCGTGAATCAGACAAAAGCCGAAATGTTTGAAGCTGTGTTAAGACTTGTGCGTTTGCTCGATACGCCAAAAGACATTCCGGTTCTTGCCCCTCTAATGATTCAAGAAATCCTTTATCGATTACTTGAAGATGATAATAGTGATTCGATTAAACAGATTGCCATCGTTGGGGGACACGGACAAAAGATTGCGCAAGTTATTAACCGGATAAAACAGGATTTTACAAAGGCGTTATCGATGGAAGAACTAGCTTTGTCTATTAATATGAGTTCTTCATCGCTGCATGACCATTTCAAAAGAGTGACGAAATTAAGCCCCTTGCAATATCAAAAACAGTTGAGGCTACAAGAGGCTCGGCGTTTAATACTATCTAGCGAAACCGACGCAGCAACTGCTGGATTTCGTGTTGGTTATGAAAGCCCTTCACAATTCAGCCGTGAATATTCCCGATTATTTGGTCAACCACCAATGAAAGATTTAAAACGATATTTAAGTGCTAATAAATAACGGATGAACATGCTACCTAGCATTTCATCACTTAGTTAGTCATCATTTCATCGATGACCTTTGAGGAGATCCAATCACATAGCAAAGCACCAGATTATTTTATAGAAAGTATTTGTATGGCAGAGAAAGTACGATTACGCCAAAGGGAGTGATACATTTTGAAAAGCTGTTAAAGCAAGCATTAAGGGAATCGTATGAACTGAATATGGATCAGGTGAAGGCCGTTACAAACGAAATGTTTTCATGTTCAAGTGGTCATAAGCGTTATTTTGTTCGCGTAACAAATTATAAAACGATAGTAGAGCAGCAAGCAGAAGTAGACTGGACCGTTTGGCTACATGATAAAGGGCTGGCTGCACCGGAAGTTCTGTTTTCGAAAAGAGATCGTTCAATTGAATCAATCACTTATAAAGATAAAGAAATACGCATGGTTGTATATCGGGCAGCACCAGGTGAGCATGCAAAAAAAAAGGAATGGAATAAGGAGACGTTTGAACGATTAGGAGAAGAGATTGGACGGATTCATTCAATGTCTAAATTGTATCAAGGAAATACGCGGGCCATTAATGATTGGCACATGAATGATGAATAAAATTGGAGGAAATACATACCGAAAGTAGAAAAGAGAGTACGAGAGACAATGGAAAGCATTTTTCGTGATCTTGAAGCAGTGCCAAAAACGAACGATACATACGGACTCGTTCATGGAGATGTATGGTTGGAGAATGTTTTGGTAGAGAGTAATAAACTCACCCTTATTGATTACCAAGATTGTGAGAAGCATTTTTTACTGTTTGATTTAGTTGTGCCGGTTTATAGTGCAATGGAATATTCCTTTGATGGAAATGGAAGCATTGTGAAATATGTTCATGAACTAACAAAAGCAATCTTTCAAGGATACGCTCGAGAATGCTCGCTACCGCCTTCTTATCTAGACCATCTGCTGCTTATGTTCCGATTAAAGGAAGTAGCGGATTACTTGCTCATGCATATCTATGGCCATGAGGTGCGAGGTGAAGAGGAAGAGCGTCTGTTTAATCTGTATCGCATAAAGATTGAACAAAATCATCTTCAGTACTTGATTACAAAGGAGCTTGTTGAGGAATTAAAAGCGTTAGCTGTCTAAGAGAAAAGGATCAGTCCCTTCTCTCTTAGAAGTTCAATAGCCACGTTTGTTGCCTTTTTTCACTTCATTCCAGTCCACATCAATATTTTTACGCACGGTTTGAAGTAGGTTAAAGAGGGTTTCTACTTCGGTAGATGATAACCCCTTTAAAGCGACCGCCTCTGAATGGTTATTTTCTCTAAGTAAAAATTGATACACCTCTTTTCCTCGCTTAGTGGGGAAAAGCTTTTTTATTTTTCGATTAGATGGATCTTCTTGTTTATAGATAAATCCTTGATTTTCCAGTTTCGTAATCGCTCTGGCTGCAGTCGTTCGATCCACTTTTAACATTTCGGCAATCTTTTCTTGAATAGACCCAGGGTGTTCATAAATTCGAATTAAGTAAAGGTATTGGCCCTTAGTGAGATCAATCTCTTTAAATTCAATATTGCTTATTGAATCAAGCGCACGAGCAATGGTTCCTATTTCGCGAAGAATTTCTTTCATAGAAAAACTCCTTTCATTTTTTGTTGCAAATACAACAAAAATACGGTACGTTAGATTGAGAGTACATGAGAAAGAAATGAGGATTCAATTATGACTAAACACATTATTGTTAATCAAGAACAGTTAGAGCTTGCTTTTTCTATTAGAAAGACCGTTTTTGTTGACGAACAACATTGTCCAATAGAAGATGAATTTGACTCCTTTGATGATTTAACGTCCCCTTGTACACATGTTTTAGTTTATTATAACGAAAAACCAGTAGGTACGGGAAGAGTTCGTCAAGTAGAAGGAAAAGCGAAGTTAGAGCGAATTTGCCTGCTTAAAGAATACCGGAAGCACGGGTTAGGAAAAGAGATTATTGCGCTACTAGAGGAAATCGCTAGAGAAATGGGTTGTGTGAGAGCGCTTTTACATGGTCAAACACATGCAGAAGGATTTTATGAAAAGCTTGGTTACGTAACAACCTCTGACGTGTTTAAAGAAGATGGCATTCCTCACGTGAAAATGGAAAAAACGTTTCAATGAATGAAAAAAGGAGGGGGGATGTATGTCAGTTGAGTTCCTAACGCCCTTTCGAAAAAAGATGCTTGTTGCTTCCATTCTTTCAGCATCTTTTTTGTTTTTGCTCAATCAATTTTTGCTTATTACGGCATTTCCGCAAATTATGGAAGATTTCTCGATTAACGCGACCCAAGTACAGTGGTTAACCACGTCCTTTCTGTTAACGACAACAACGTTAATCCCAACAATGGGTTATTTCATGGGAAGATTTCAAGCCCGTACGTTAACGTTCGTAGCCATTTCGTTCTTTATAATGGGAACCCTGTTAGCGATTTTCGCACAAACGTTTACGCTTCTCATTGTAGCAAGAGTCATTCAAGCAGTTGGTGCTGGGATGATGCTTCCTCTCGTACAAACCATTCTCTTGCTCGTTTACCCAATTGAAAAACGTGGCTATGCGATGGGCCTTATGACCATGGTTGTGAATGTAGCACCTGCAATAGGGCCGTCCATTGCAGGCTATGTCGTTGATTTATCAAGCTGGCGGTTTTTATTTTGGCTCGTACTTCCCCTAGCGATTGCCCTTTTCGTCTTAAATAGTATATTCATGCAAAACATTACAGAGAAAGGGCAGGCGAGGTTAAGCATACCGTCGCTGTTTTTTTCAGCAATTGGCTTCGCTGGTACCATTCTGGCTATTAGTAATTTCAGTGTCTACGGACTAGCCAGTATGTATGTGATCATACCTGCAGTAATCGGTATGCTAGCGCTAACGACGTTTATTTGGACACAACTTGTATCTGATCAACCGATGTTAAATTTACGGCTGTTTCGTTTAAAATGGTTTGTTCACGGCACGTTATTGTCGTTTGTCATTTCGATCTTACTGCTATCAACAGAAACCCTACTCCCGCTATTCATTCAAGATGTTCAAGAGCGGTCTGCTTTTATTTCTGGTATGACCCTGTTGCCTGGCACATTGCTCCTATCAGTAACGTCTTTTCTAGCTGGAAAGTGGTTTGATCAATACGGTGGCAAAGTACTCGGAATCATTGGCTATTCTGTTATGGCAGTGACATTTATGTGGTTTGCGATAATGGGGGCAGACACAACTGTAATCGCTATGATTGTTTGTTTTAGCTTATTTATGGGAGCCGTTGGGATTGTGATGACACCGGCAACCGCTATCGCCATGAATGCTTTAAAGCAAGAAGATCTTCCACATGGTACAGCTATCGTAAACACAGTCAAACAATTTGCAGCCGCTCTTGGCGTTACAATTTTAACTACTGTTGTAAGTATTCGAGCGGCACAGCCGGAATACTCTTATATTGAGGGAACATTAATGGGTCTCTCAATGGCTTTTGCTACAATGGGTGTTCTTTCCCTAATCGCTTTACTGCTTGTCCTCTTCACAAAAAATCGTAGTCGATCAAACAATACACTTTTGTAGGAGGGTACCCCAATGATTTTGTTGGGGTATTTTGTTTAATTAAAGATCGTTACAGGTGCGAGCTAATCTATTATAGTAAGTAGTGAAAGGGGAGAAATAGAGTGAAGGAAAATGGAAATCGAGGCCTTTTAACGGCCATTTTAGTTTGTTTGATTTTACTTGTACTCGGCTTTGGTAATGGAGGGGCTGACTCTAGTTCTGAGTTCCCTCAGCAAATTGAAACATTCGCAAATGAAGATCAAGTGCTATCATTAGGGGAGGATAAAATCATTATACACACCAGCTACAATGAAATCATTGTGCTACAGTGGAACCTTGATACGCAAACGTTCGAAAAGATTCAAACCTATGACTATTTCTTGGAAGAATAAAAAGGTAAACAAAGAAGTCGTTTCATAATTGGTTTGAATGGGCGCTTGGATGACCTTTTCATCTGCGAAGAATTGGCGGAGAACGCTCCCGCATTAAAGCGTTACTCATCTAGATATCTGTTCGTTCTAAAGTCTTATTTTAGCGTCAACCTATTCGTTGACATGCGAATTGTCCGCTATCTTGTTTAAAAAAGGAACAAAAAGGGTATAAAAGTTAATTATTTTTAAAATATACTGTCTTTTTTTCTAGTTGTGTGCCACAATGTAGATACAGCAATTACTATCGGCTGAATAAATAGTAGGGAGGTCCCGTACATTGTATAAAATTATACGAATGTTAAACGGGCAACAGAAACCCTTAAAGACACGAACAGCCAACTAGATAAGGTTTTTATTGATCCTGTTGCCGCGCAATCTTTGGCAAGTAAACTGAACAATCATCTTTACTCGAATGCTGAACGCTGGAAAGTAACGACTATTAATGGCGTTGATTATTAAGATATAGAAGCAATTACAGTCTTATGTGATTGCTTTTTTTGTTTCACTGAAAAAGATTGTTTGTATAAAAAAAGCTAGCCCTTACACAGGCTAGCTTTTTGTGATGATTTATTCATAAACGTGGATCGTTACGTTTTGACGACCGAAGTTTAATGCATCTTGACGTTCAGGCATAAAGAGGTCAATTTTGTTTCCATTAATTGCGCCACCAGTGTCACCAGCAATCGCTTCTCCATAGCCTTCTACATATACTTTGCTACCAAGTGGAATGACGTTTGGATCAACAGCAATGACTTTTTGATTCGGATTCGCTCTTAAATCAATGCCAGTAGCCGTTACCCCAGAGCACCCCTCACAAAATGCAGTATAAGCCGTAGCTTCCACACTCATTGTTGTTGTGCCTTCTGATTGTGTCGGCTCAGAACTAGCAGATTCAGTTGAATTCGTTGTTTCAGTTGTTTCATTTGACGCTTCTGAAGAACTTGTCTCACTTGAAGCACTAGTCGATTCTGAATCCGTTGACTCAGCTGTAGCTGGTTCATTTGAAGCGGTTTGAGGTGCAGATTCATTTGATTGAATTTCACCTTTCACTTGACTTTGTTCACCTTCACCAGGCATTGTTAATTGTTGGCCGATAAAGATTAAGTTCTTATCGTAAATGTCTGGATTTAATTCTACTATATTTTGTACGTCTGTTTGATGCTTGTTAGCAATCTGACTCAGTGTGTCTCCGCTTTTGACTTCATATGCAAATGCTGGAGTGGCAACAAGTATTGATCCTAAGACAGCAAGTGACGTTACTAATTTTTTCATACTGTAAAACTCCCCTTATAATGTAGTATTCATCCCCAAGTAATGGAACTATGAAAATGTGTAAGATGAGTCGTTCTTGTGTGTAATTCCATTTTTATGCGGAATGTCTCTCGCAAGATCAAACTATACAGAACATAGATAACTCTTTCAACCCATTTTCCGCGAAGTAATGAACTTGTAAAATGACTGTAATCCGCATAGGTACAGGGATTATCCGTATTTGTACTGGGAACTATACTAGCAGTAGGACGTTCAGCGTGTTCGACAAAACCTGATATTACATAGATATTACAGGATAAAAGTCATGGGAACGTGTGATTTCGACTTAAACTGGCAAAAAGAAGAGTATGCCACAAAAACGATTTAATCGAGGCGTGTTTATACGATAAAAAAGTAAAAATGAACGTAGTAATGATGAGGTTACAGAAATGCATGTGAGACTATTAATGAAGAAAAAGGAAATAAGCGAGAGTGAAGAGTAAACGAAACAGTCTTGAAAAATGACTGTGGATGAAAGTGGGGAATACCCTTTGTTACGCGTCTTCTTACTAAAAAGGCAAAAAAAACACAACTCAGAAGAATTGTGTTCGATCCTTACATAAGAAACCGTTGAAAAGAAACAACTAGAACGACAACGATAACAAGACTTGGGAGCAAGTTAGCAATTTTAACATTAATGACGTTTAATAGATTAAGCCCTATTGCAAGTATGAGAATACCTCCAATACAAGTAATCTCTGCGATAATCATATCCATTAGCATATCAGGTACAAAAGCATCGATTTGATTGGCCAACAACGTAATACTAGCTTGATAAAGAAATACAGGAATGGCTGCAAATAATACGCCGATCCCTAATGTTGAAGAGATAATAAGCGCAGAAAAGCCATCAATAGACGACTTTGTAAATAATAAACTATGGTCACCTCGAAGTGCTGCTTCAAGTGGTCCAATAATAGCCATTGCTCCTGTTGCAAAAATAAGTGTAGAGCTAACAAAAGCTTGAGCTACATTACCTTGGCTGTTTTTACCAATTTTAGTACCTAACCATTGACCGAGCTGATTTAAACGTTCATCAATTTGGAGCCAGCAACCGAGTAATGCCCCACTTGTCAAGCTTATAATGATAATAAGGAAATTCTCCCCTGTTACAGCCATTTGAATCCCAATGACAATTAAAGCAAGAGAGAGTGCTTGCATAACGAGCTTACTTATATCCTCGGGTACGTTTCGAATTCGTACACCAATTAATGAAGCAACAGCAATGGCTGCTGCATTAATAATCGTTCCTAATAACATTTCACGCCTCATTCCATCTAGCAATGCTTCATTATAGCAAATTCGTTTAGCATGTTAAAGTGATTCTGAATGCTAAAGAGTATTCAGTTAATTAGTAGAATGAAGGGCAATTTTTTGGAACACTAGAAGATGCGTTTACTGTAACTGAATAAAAAAATCTCTCCTGCAATCAACAGTTTTTATGATTGGCCATGGTCATTCCGAACGTTCGGATAAAAAAGATATTGCTAAATAGAAACCTGCCCTATATAATTATTTACGAAAGCGGTTTCGTAAAAGTTTTACAGCGATTATTACTTATTAAGTAGTTTCACGGCTGTAGATAGACTTTCATTGTAAGCGCTTAATTAAAACTCTTTTCCGAAAGCGCTTT from Shouchella hunanensis includes these protein-coding regions:
- a CDS encoding phosphotransferase, which encodes MPKVEKRVRETMESIFRDLEAVPKTNDTYGLVHGDVWLENVLVESNKLTLIDYQDCEKHFLLFDLVVPVYSAMEYSFDGNGSIVKYVHELTKAIFQGYARECSLPPSYLDHLLLMFRLKEVADYLLMHIYGHEVRGEEEERLFNLYRIKIEQNHLQYLITKELVEELKALAV
- a CDS encoding 3D domain-containing protein, whose protein sequence is MKKLVTSLAVLGSILVATPAFAYEVKSGDTLSQIANKHQTDVQNIVELNPDIYDKNLIFIGQQLTMPGEGEQSQVKGEIQSNESAPQTASNEPATAESTDSESTSASSETSSSEASNETTETTNSTESASSEPTQSEGTTTMSVEATAYTAFCEGCSGVTATGIDLRANPNQKVIAVDPNVIPLGSKVYVEGYGEAIAGDTGGAINGNKIDLFMPERQDALNFGRQNVTIHVYE
- a CDS encoding DHA2 family efflux MFS transporter permease subunit — translated: MSVEFLTPFRKKMLVASILSASFLFLLNQFLLITAFPQIMEDFSINATQVQWLTTSFLLTTTTLIPTMGYFMGRFQARTLTFVAISFFIMGTLLAIFAQTFTLLIVARVIQAVGAGMMLPLVQTILLLVYPIEKRGYAMGLMTMVVNVAPAIGPSIAGYVVDLSSWRFLFWLVLPLAIALFVLNSIFMQNITEKGQARLSIPSLFFSAIGFAGTILAISNFSVYGLASMYVIIPAVIGMLALTTFIWTQLVSDQPMLNLRLFRLKWFVHGTLLSFVISILLLSTETLLPLFIQDVQERSAFISGMTLLPGTLLLSVTSFLAGKWFDQYGGKVLGIIGYSVMAVTFMWFAIMGADTTVIAMIVCFSLFMGAVGIVMTPATAIAMNALKQEDLPHGTAIVNTVKQFAAALGVTILTTVVSIRAAQPEYSYIEGTLMGLSMAFATMGVLSLIALLLVLFTKNRSRSNNTLL
- a CDS encoding GNAT family N-acetyltransferase, coding for MTKHIIVNQEQLELAFSIRKTVFVDEQHCPIEDEFDSFDDLTSPCTHVLVYYNEKPVGTGRVRQVEGKAKLERICLLKEYRKHGLGKEIIALLEEIAREMGCVRALLHGQTHAEGFYEKLGYVTTSDVFKEDGIPHVKMEKTFQ
- a CDS encoding MarR family winged helix-turn-helix transcriptional regulator, giving the protein MKEILREIGTIARALDSISNIEFKEIDLTKGQYLYLIRIYEHPGSIQEKIAEMLKVDRTTAARAITKLENQGFIYKQEDPSNRKIKKLFPTKRGKEVYQFLLRENNHSEAVALKGLSSTEVETLFNLLQTVRKNIDVDWNEVKKGNKRGY
- a CDS encoding AraC family transcriptional regulator translates to MNNHIKEQQVELSHIIHRHCENDGVHFTGIPQLYFIRSSFKSTPIHTIHEPALCIVAQGEKIVVLAQDRYQYDASHYLVVSFDLPISGEIITATPESPYLCLRLDFEQKQIVDLMMNTDQALSKKSNSKPGLFVNQTKAEMFEAVLRLVRLLDTPKDIPVLAPLMIQEILYRLLEDDNSDSIKQIAIVGGHGQKIAQVINRIKQDFTKALSMEELALSINMSSSSLHDHFKRVTKLSPLQYQKQLRLQEARRLILSSETDAATAGFRVGYESPSQFSREYSRLFGQPPMKDLKRYLSANK
- a CDS encoding DUF554 domain-containing protein, with product MLLGTIINAAAIAVASLIGVRIRNVPEDISKLVMQALSLALIVIGIQMAVTGENFLIIIISLTSGALLGCWLQIDERLNQLGQWLGTKIGKNSQGNVAQAFVSSTLIFATGAMAIIGPLEAALRGDHSLLFTKSSIDGFSALIISSTLGIGVLFAAIPVFLYQASITLLANQIDAFVPDMLMDMIIAEITCIGGILILAIGLNLLNVINVKIANLLPSLVIVVVLVVSFQRFLM